Within the Candidatus Binatia bacterium genome, the region CATGAGCAAGAATCTGGTTTACATCGAACACGCCCACGGCAAGGTCCAAAAGGCCTCGGCGGTCGCATTGGCCGCCGCCAACAAGTCAGGCGGAGACACAGTCGCCCTCGTCCTCGGACAGGGAGTCGACGAGGTCGCCGCTCAGGCTGCAAAGCTCGGCGTCTCAAAGGTCATCGTCGTCGACGATGCCCGGCTCGAGAACTACCTGGCCGACATCCACGCGAAAGCGGTCGCCCAGGTCGCCAAGGCCGAGGGATCCGAAAACGTCGTAGCGGGTGCCACCGCGATCGGGAAGGACCTCTTCCCCCGCGTTGCCCACCTCCTCGAGGCCGGAATGGCCAGCGAGATCACTGACGTGAACGACGACGGTTCACTCGTTCGTCCCACCTACGCCGGCAACGCCATGGCGACGGTGACGATCGAGACGCCCACCAAGGTCGTCACCGTTCGCGGTACCGCCTTCGAGGCGGTCGAGGCGGGCGGCAGCGACGCCCCGGTCGAAAAGGCCGAACTCGCAGCCGACGTGGCCAGCAAGATGCGCTTCGTCGAGTTCGCCGAGACGAAGAGCGACCGTCCGCAGCTCACGGAGGCCACGATCGTCGTCTCCGGCGGCCGCGGGCTCAAGTCGGGCGAGAACTTCACCGAGGTTCTCGAGCCGCTGGTCGACGCCATGGGCGCCGCCATGGGCGCCTCGCGCGCCGCGGTGGACGCGGGCTTCGTGCCCAACGATCTCCAGGTCGGCCAGACCGGCAAGGTGGTCGCCCCCCAGCTTTACGTCGCCGTCGGCATTTCCGGCGCGATCCAGCACCTCGCTGGCATGAAGGACTCCAAGGTGATCGTCGCGATCA harbors:
- a CDS encoding FAD-binding protein, yielding MSKNLVYIEHAHGKVQKASAVALAAANKSGGDTVALVLGQGVDEVAAQAAKLGVSKVIVVDDARLENYLADIHAKAVAQVAKAEGSENVVAGATAIGKDLFPRVAHLLEAGMASEITDVNDDGSLVRPTYAGNAMATVTIETPTKVVTVRGTAFEAVEAGGSDAPVEKAELAADVASKMRFVEFAETKSDRPQLTEATIVVSGGRGLKSGENFTEVLEPLVDAMGAAMGASRAAVDAGFVPNDLQVGQTGKVVAPQLYVAVGISGAIQHLAGMKDSKVIVAINKDPDAPIFSITDYGLVADLFKAVPEMTEEVKKLKAG